The following is a genomic window from Phaseolus vulgaris cultivar G19833 chromosome 6, P. vulgaris v2.0, whole genome shotgun sequence.
agcttaacttaatcaataaaatcagctcatgaggttgaggtttgcacctacttattACAATGAAAAGTTCTAATCTCTAATCTCTGGTTACAATGAAAAGTTCTAATCTCTAATCTTTAATCTCTAATCTCTAATCTTTAATCTCTAATCTCTGGTCGAATGTGAATCTCAAACCAATTTGAAACATAAATGCTTTAAAAGGTTGAACCTTTTCTTGTGTTGGACAAAATGGCAGCGAGAAGAAAGTGACACTAATGGTTAACATCTTAGGCTCAAGTTCCTTATCTTTTACTTTACTGGGTCGGATCTACATCCAACCTCAACCCTCTCTGTTTTCAACTACTCAATTTCTTCTCCTTCACTCTGCTCACTGCTGCTGTCTCCCTCATAATTCGTATGGCTGCCACACTCACACTTCTAAAGCTTCCAATTCTTCCTAACAAGCCACAACTGCCACGCCCCTCAACCACAAAACTTGTTCCTTTTCCTTCCATCCGTTCAAACTCAAACTTATCTTCTCCTAACACACACAATTCTTCCTTCTTAGATCACAACATCGACCCTCTCAAGCCTGTTTTTCTTTCCCTCACAGCCATCACATTTCCACTCTTCCTAGATTCCAAGGCAAGTATGCATTTTGTTGGTTTTTATTTTGAGCTGGTGTTGTTGTTTGGTTCTCATAAAGCTGTTATTGGCACAGGATGCACTTGCTGCGGGAGGAGAGTTTGGGATATTCGAAGGAAGATCATTTGCTCTCGTACACCCCATTGTGATGGGTGCGTTTTTCTTCTATACATTGTGGGCAGGGTATTTGGGGTGGCAATGGCGGCGAGTAAGGACTATCCAGAACGATATCAATGAACTCAAGACTCAAGTCAAACCTACCCCAGTCACCCCAGATGGAAAACCTGTGGAAGAAGCATCACCATCACCAGTTGAACTCCAAATACAGCAACTCACTGAGGTAGCTACTGAAACCATGCATCTCTCTTACATACCACCCTTTCTCTGGATTGAAAGAATGTGATGTAATGAAATAGAATTTTCCAATTGTGATACTGATCCTGAAgaagtttatttaaataaactcAATGTATTGTTGCATGATGTGATGGTGTGTGGTTGTTTGATTAATTTCTGGATGGTGGATCATGATGGTAATAAGATAGTAAAATGCATGGAGCTCTACTCATGGAATGCTGAATTCTGAATCTGATGAGCATCTAATTTATGGATACTCATATTCAGGAAAGGAAAGAGCTGATCAAAGGTTCCTATAAAGACAGACACTTTAATGCAGGATCCCTACTTCTAGGATTTGGGGTGCTTGAGTCAATTGGTGGAGGAGTGAACACATGGCTCAGGACAGGAAAGTTGTTTCCCGGCCCACATTTATTTGCAGGAGCAGGTAAAGATTGAATTTGCATGCATTTGATGAAGCAAAAACAAAGAGGGTAAAGTTAACTCAATACAGTCTAATCTCAAAGTTGCAATAAATGatcctaaatatatatatttcttttactaAAAGTCGACAAATTTAGAATAACGATGACTTAAAATCACTGTTTATTCTTATTATATATGTTGAtggtaaaaaatgaaaattgttGTGTAATTTTTGGTCAGGTATTACCGTTTTATGGGCACTGGCAGCAGCCCTAGTACCATCAATGCAAAAAGGAAATGAAACAGCCAGAAATCTTCACATCGCGCTAAATGCGTTAAACGTTCTGCTCTTTGTTTGGCAGATTCCCACTGGAATTGACATTGTGTTCAAGGTCTTTGAGTTCACAACATGGCCTTGAATGTAAGATTCTAAGGTCTAACTTCTCTGCTATTTTACTTTCAATTTTGCTTTCTGGCATCATCAAAGAAAGCAAATTTTGACATTTTCCACTTTCCTTTAGCCATGTACCATGATTAAATGCCATACAAGCATTGTATACTTTCTTAAATTACACCATTCTTTAGTGTAAATTGACACATAATAACTTCTTACATCGCATTATTACGTAATTTAATGAATAGTGCTTGCAGTGCTGCACCTTGCTTTTTCGGTAGGAAATGTTCATGTTGGAAGTGATGAACAAAActtgtaaattttaaattttctgagGTGCacgattttttttctttgcttttgTTTAGCTAAGTTTACATGTTACATCTCTG
Proteins encoded in this region:
- the LOC137831929 gene encoding uncharacterized protein, whose product is MAATLTLLKLPILPNKPQLPRPSTTKLVPFPSIRSNSNLSSPNTHNSSFLDHNIDPLKPVFLSLTAITFPLFLDSKDALAAGGEFGIFEGRSFALVHPIVMGAFFFYTLWAGYLGWQWRRVRTIQNDINELKTQVKPTPVTPDGKPVEEASPSPVELQIQQLTEERKELIKGSYKDRHFNAGSLLLGFGVLESIGGGVNTWLRTGKLFPGPHLFAGAGITVLWALAAALVPSMQKGNETARNLHIALNALNVLLFVWQIPTGIDIVFKVFEFTTWP